In Hallerella succinigenes, the following are encoded in one genomic region:
- a CDS encoding Rpn family recombination-promoting nuclease/putative transposase: MKTTKIADNYEDYKGSGVYADLLLDLTFKKAFNPDTQNKVCLIELLNALLEGEIDEPIEDVQSRDKEHNDGSNENRTTIFDLHCVDSKNRKFIIEIQIAKQENIVNRAIYYAAQTVVSQGDRGRGYKYGLDPVITVVFMEFSVFDEQDKYLRKAMLREKDGKRISRTLNFVFVELPKFRKKLEELETNLDKCLYALCHIKELRKMPSKYTGSSFELLFRTAELAKFSKEEQKMIDAAQKAKWDAYAIQSYREQEDARIREEAARLRAEKARVREESARVREEEARIQKEKSRLQEETVRIQEEISRQQKEAARLRNENVLICEKQAQLDEMKLNLQKEKLQLAKRLKMSGVPLNELASIFQLSQQELENI, encoded by the coding sequence ATGAAGACAACGAAGATAGCGGACAATTACGAGGATTACAAGGGCTCGGGTGTTTATGCGGACCTGCTGCTGGATCTGACCTTTAAAAAGGCGTTCAATCCCGATACGCAAAATAAGGTGTGCCTGATTGAACTTTTGAACGCGCTGCTCGAAGGCGAAATCGACGAACCGATTGAAGACGTACAGTCCCGCGACAAGGAGCATAATGACGGATCGAACGAAAACCGCACGACGATTTTTGACCTGCACTGCGTGGATTCCAAAAATCGGAAATTCATTATCGAGATCCAGATCGCGAAACAGGAAAATATCGTGAACCGCGCGATCTATTACGCGGCGCAGACCGTCGTTTCGCAAGGGGATCGCGGACGCGGTTATAAATACGGCCTGGATCCCGTGATCACGGTGGTGTTCATGGAGTTCAGCGTATTTGACGAACAGGACAAGTATCTCCGGAAAGCGATGCTCCGCGAAAAGGATGGCAAAAGAATTTCACGGACGCTGAACTTCGTGTTCGTAGAACTCCCGAAATTCAGAAAGAAGCTCGAGGAACTGGAAACGAACCTGGACAAGTGCCTTTACGCGCTATGCCATATCAAGGAATTGCGGAAGATGCCTTCGAAGTATACAGGCTCCTCTTTCGAGCTCTTGTTCCGTACCGCTGAATTAGCTAAATTCAGTAAAGAGGAACAGAAGATGATTGACGCAGCACAGAAAGCCAAGTGGGACGCTTACGCGATACAGAGTTACCGCGAACAAGAAGACGCCCGCATCCGTGAGGAAGCCGCTAGACTCCGCGCCGAAAAAGCCCGCGTTCGCGAGGAATCCGCCCGCGTTCGCGAGGAGGAGGCCCGCATCCAAAAGGAAAAGTCTCGCCTTCAAGAAGAGACCGTTCGCATTCAAGAGGAAATTTCCCGCCAGCAGAAGGAAGCCGCTCGCCTTCGCAATGAAAATGTTCTGATTTGTGAAAAACAGGCTCAATTGGACGAAATGAAGTTGAATTTGCAGAAAGAAAAGTTGCAGCTTGCAAAGCGTCTTAAAATGAGCGGAGTTCCGTTGAATGAACTAGCGAGTATTTTCCAACTTTCTCAACAAGAATTGGAAAACATTTAG